The following are from one region of the Entelurus aequoreus isolate RoL-2023_Sb linkage group LG17, RoL_Eaeq_v1.1, whole genome shotgun sequence genome:
- the LOC133632542 gene encoding oocyte zinc finger protein XlCOF22-like, whose translation MDDYCYAKMATSAKREHERESLTEKKTKTADKYIQQLTGHPEELPIPSGGSSTLKQETPQPPFIKKEEEELCITQEGECLLGREEADLTKLPLTVVSVKTGDDEEKPHADNILTSLSDSEAEDEVEVTLSSDTDCEGDMRTHTDNKHSKRSKKKRGKTHLSCSVCAKSFTKKYNFTQHMRTHTGEKPFQCSVCSKSFSQNSILTVHMKTHTGENKFNCSVCGKSFSIKSYLTEHIRRTHTGDQTFRCFVCGKLFTPMCNVTQHMRTHSGQKPFICSICGKSFSRNSYLIPHMRTHTGEKPFNCSVCRKSFSVKCNLTEHMRTHTQEKKHLVVQSVVDTFFPGMV comes from the coding sequence ACATCCAGCAGCTGACTGGTCATCCAGAAGAACTTCCCATTCCGTCAggagggagctccactttgaagcaggagactccacaaccacccttcattaaaaaggaagaggaggaactctgcatcactcaggagggagagtgtcttctaggacgagaggaggctgatctcaccaagttgccactgactgttgtctctgtgaagactggagatgatgaagagaaaccccATGCAGACAACATCTTAACTTCGCtttcagatagtgaggctgaagacgaggttgaagtaactttgagcagcgatacagactgtgaaggtgatatgaggactcacactgacaacaaacactctaaaCGCTCtaaaaagaagagaggtaaaacgcatttgagctgctcagtttgtgcgaAAAGCTTTACCAAAAAGTACAATttcactcaacacatgagaacacacacaggagagaaaccaTTTCAGTGTTCGGTTTGtagtaaaagcttttctcaaaatagcattttgactgtacacatgaaaacacacacaggagaaaacaaATTTAATTGCTCAGTTTGTGGGAAAAGCTTTTCGATAAAGAgctatttgactgaacacataagaagaacacacacaggagatcaAACATTTCGTTGTTTCGTTTGTGGCAAACTCTTTACCCCAATGTGCAATgtcactcaacacatgagaacacacagtgGCCAAAAACCATTTATTTGCTcaatttgtggtaaaagcttttctcgaaacaGCTATTTGAttccacacatgagaacacacacaggagaaaaaccatttaactgttcaGTGTGCCGTAAAAGCTTTTCTGTGAAGTGCAATTTGaccgaacacatgagaacacacacacaagagaaaaaacatttagttgttcagtctgTAGTAGACACTTTTTTTCCAGGCATGGTTTGA